Proteins from one Salvelinus sp. IW2-2015 unplaced genomic scaffold, ASM291031v2 Un_scaffold7782, whole genome shotgun sequence genomic window:
- the LOC112079373 gene encoding caspase recruitment domain-containing protein 18 isoform X1, with translation MIMRNTGVDIEMELIGDDERTVWREMVPIDEYITETHSTSAVLGAGGPAESSLTGSADQQLRSVRTEFVKRVSGPVLDGLLDRLLQHTVINQEEMESVKVIAERAEKARDIIDMVLRKGNESSSRMINLLWELYPCLCSLLQINSCSQPLGVRRPGRIDRQDGSTCPCCLLL, from the exons ATGATCATGAGAAACACAGGGGTTGACATTGAGATGGAGTTAATCGGGGATGATGAGAGGACAGTATGGAGAGAGATGGTACCAATAG ATGAATACATCACTGAAACCCATTCAACTA GTGCTGTGTTGGGGGCAGGAGGTCCGGCTGAGAGCAGTCTGACTGGTTCTGCAGATCAGCAGCTGCGTTCTGTACGGACAGAGTTTGTGAAACGAGTATCAGGACCTGTCCTGGATGGTCTGCTGGACAGACTCCTGCAACACACAGTCATCAACCAGGAGGAAATGGAGTCAGTGAAGGTGATAGCTGAGAGGGCAGAGAAGGCACGTGACATCATCGACATGGTGTTGAGAAAAGGAAATGAGTCAAGTTCCAGGATGATCAATCTTCTTTGGGAGCTGTACCCCTGTCTTTGTTCACTGCTTCAGATCAACAGTTGTAGTCAACCCCTGGGTGTGAGGAGACCAGGCAGAATAGACAGGCAGGATGGTTCAACATGTCCTTGTTGTCTGTTGCTTTAA